AGACAGCGGATATATTGAACGTCATGTCAAATACAAAGACGGTACCAAAGAAATTGAAAAAAGGTATATCAAAATTCGTACAGACCCTATGCCCAAAAATGGTAATACCTATAGCCAAAAACGGGTATACCCTATGCCCAAAAACGGGCAAGAGAATAATACAAGTATTAATAAAAACATACGTGCATCCAGCACGTTAGAGAGTGACTTTGAAAAGCTCTGGAAACTGTATCCAAAGAAGATCGGCAAGAAGCCGGCACTAGCTGCGTACAAACGGGTAATGAGTAGAAAGAAGAACCCTGCTACCAACAGACAAATTCAGGATGCATTGTGGCTTATCGACAGCTAATCAAGAGCAAAGGCACAGAGAAGCGGTTTGTCAAAGACGGTAGTACTTTCTTCAACCAAGAGGCATGGAACGATTACCTTGAGGTCGTAAAGGAAGAACGAGATGAGCAGGAAGCTAGAAAGCCTAAGTTCGATCCCAAGAAAACTGCTATTGCAATGTATATCGACTACAACAGTCCTGACCGAGTGCTTGAAGAAATCAAAGCGCAGGGTATTCCGATCAATCCAGAAGATGCTAAACGTTACATTGCTGAATACGATGAAGGGAGGCAACAAGCTTGACGAAAAAGCTTTATGACCCTAGCAATCCTGAACCGCATGTCATGTATGGCTTATATACGAAGCCGGAACTAATCAAGTCTGAATGGATTGATCCTAAATGGTTTAATAGCCAGCAATACGCTGCAGTAGTTGCCTACATGAACAAGCTGCCAGGCGATGTGGACACGCTGGAATTACAGGATGGTTTTGATACAGCTCATCCTGGCGTGATGTCAGTAGCAGATTGGCAATACATTATGACCAGCGATTTTGGCACCTCACGTTTTGACTGGTGGGTAGGCAAGCTAAAACGGAATTATTTCCGTAGTCAGCTCATTCAAACAGCACAAGCATACTCGGAAGAACCAAGCGAGGACAATCTTACCGCGATGATGGTTGCCTCACAGAATGCTACTGCTGCCAGTCAGACGGTAACTGAAAGTAGCATTGCAGATTTGGCAGCGGCCATGGAAGACAAAATGATACACGGTGCTACTGACAATGGGATTAAAACGTACTTCACTCTTAACAATATTCTGGGTGGTGGTTTGATGCCGGGACGTTTGTTGACGATTGGTGCGCGCCCTGGTGTCGGTAAATCAGCATTCGCGGTCAATCTCATCATTGAGGCTTTGAAACAGCAACCGGAATTGACGGTTGATATGTTTTCACTTGAAATGTCAAATTCAGAAAACTATAACCGCTTGTTGGCCTGCAAGACTGGCATTAGTGCTGGTAAATTCATCAACCCGCAGAAAAGTCTAAGCGATGCTGAGAAGGTTGAGGTTGAAAAGGCGGGAAACTTCCTTAAAGACTATCACTTGCAGCTTTACGACAAGCAGGTGGAATTACCGCAGATCGTCAAAACAATGCGGCAGCGAGCCGCTGATGCAGATAAAGGATACCTTGCGATCGTTGACTATCTCGGGTTGATTGGTGTTCGTAGCCAAGCCGATCGCCGTCTGCAAATCGAAGAGATCACCCGTCAATTCAAAGTGCTGACCAACGAGCTTGGTATCCCGATTGTTTTGCTTAGTCAATTGTCACGAGGTATTGAGAATCGTCAGGACAAGCAACCGGTACTCTCAGATTTAAGAGAGTCGGGATCAATTGAACAAGATAGCAATGCGGTTGGATTCCTTTGGAACAGTGATCGGCAGAACGAAAGATCAGATATCCGTACTGTGACTTTAACAATTGCCAAAAATCGTGAAGGAGCACTTGGCAACATTGATTTTCGTTTTTTCGCACCAAAGTTGCAGTTTAAGGTGGCGTATTGAAATGACTTATCCAACCATGACCCTTAAAGAGTTCAATGAGTACATGCAGGAGGGACATTATCAATACTCGCTGTTCATCATTCTGCAGCTTGATGAAGCCATGGAATATCTAAAAAAGGCGCAACAAGCCGATGCTGATATGAAGAAGTTTTGGTACCAATGGGCGTACGTTACCTTGACAGATGCCTTAGAGACGGCTGAGTCAGAATATTATGGAGAAACTAGTGAATATTTACCAACAAAAGAAACTGATCCAGTAACGCGAGCTTATTGTCAAAACACATACGATATTTGGCGAGGATATCTGAAGAAGCTAAATGTGAACTTACCGAAGCAAAAATTTTGAGGAGGCAAAAGCATGATTGAGCATTAGGACGAAACTAACAATGCAGGCCAAGATTGGGCACGTGAACGACTTCGCAACTTTCTTGACGATCATCCCAGTTTGCCAATATACCGTTTTGCTTTTATTGCTGGCGTGAGTCGCATCACAGTTGCTAGTTTTCTTAGTGGCAAAGAGGTAATGATGATCACACTTACAAAGATAGCTAAAGCCATGGGGATATCGCCAGAAAAGCTAAAACAGCCAATTAGCAAGGAAGAATACAAGGAACTACAGGAGGAATCTTCAAATGCAAGCAATTAAAACAAAAATGATGGTCGGTGATCTGGTTGCGGTGCCTGATCGGATATTCATGGGCGTGCGTGATCTTGGCGGTGTGGCACGAATCATCAGAATCGAGCGATACAACGCCAGAGGTGCAAGTCAAGACATCAACAAGCCAGTTGCTTTTGATGGCAACGCACCCAAAGAGCTAATCACAACGGTTGAGATGGTTGATGGCAAGCAACGTCAATACTATCTGAAGGACGTGAAGCCAGCATGAACAGGATCATTATTCCTTTGCCCCTCATGACTCTTAACCAGTACATCAAGATTGAACGAGGGAACATGTTCGGCGGAGCAAAAGTCAAGAAACAAGCAACGGAAACGGTAATGTTGGCTGTGAGAAAAGCGATGAATCAGGGCGTGAAATTTCAATGGGGGAAACCTCTAAGCTTCGACTGGTACTGGTATGACAAGCGAACAGACCCGGACAACATCGCGTTTCAGCATAAGTTTATCTTCGACGGCATGCAAAAGGCTGAATTTTTAGAAAACGATAATTGGGATCACATTGTAGAACTGCGAGATCGGTTCTTTATTGACAAAGCTAACCCGAGAGTTGAAGTCGAAGAAATCGATTAAGGAGAAAAATCATGATGAATAGCATACGAATTCAAAACGGCAAAGTTTTTGTGAATGGCATTGAGGTTGGACAGGTTGAAAAGATCCACTTCAAAGCTGAGGCGAATGACCCTGTAGAGGTTGAAATGAAGTGGTTAGTTCCTGTCAGAGGCCTAGATGTTTCTGTATATCAGCCTGAACCACGCCAGCAGCAGCCTGAGGTCGATGCTAAACAGCAGACCATCAATGACCTTACATCACAGTTAGAAGCCGCCAAACAGGCAAACAATGACTTATCACAGGCCATCAAAGACGCACAGAGCATCAAGGACTATTCAGATCAGGCTGTGAAGTCAGTCAGTGCGAAATGAGTCATAGGGGCTGCTATGTGGCTGTGAGGAGGCCGACCAATGAAAACAGGAGACGACACGTTCGATGACATCTACATCAGCAAAAAGACTGGCAAGGTTGTAGGTGTCATGTACGAAGATGTGGACTACAAGCTAGTTCCCGTAGAACCAAAGCAAAAAAAGATGAATTACGAAGAAGCACTAAAACGTGCAGAAAAGCTGCTTTCTATGGGCGATTATGTGGACGGTAACGTAAACGAATATGCCAATCTGAAAGCTGTGGCACTTGTTAAGAATATTTACGGGAGAGAGGACGAAAAATGAGCGAAGAAAAACTGTACGCGGTAAAGAACGATGAAGGCAAATACTGGGAATTTTTTGATAATTCCGGTTTCTGGGCATTAGATATCTCAGATTCCCCTATAACGCCTAGCAAGGATCAGGCTGAACAAGTGGCTGATGAGCAGGGTGGTCACGTTGTCACTTTGGTTGAGGAGCCTGAAAAGGTAGTCATAACCAAAGAGCAAGCCGGAATCGTTGAGGAAGCGCGTGTAAGTGGCATCCCGGCAACCCATATTTCTGGCCATACTGATGCTTATAACGGCGAGGAAAGGCTGCTTATTAATGCTTACGTCAACGGCTACACCATGGCAAAAGAGAAGAAATACAACGTCAAGGTGCCACATACCAAAGAGGTTTGGTATTACAAGTCCGGCGATACAGATTTGTTGACGATTTTCCCAGCGGATAAAGAACTTCGTGGCACGTTCACTGAATCAGAGATCGAGCATTACGGCTTGCAGGACTGCGAGAAAGAAGAGGTGACTGACGATGATGATTAAGCTAGACAGCGGTGACTATGTAAACACTGATTATATTGAACGATTGTGGATGATTAATGAGCATGACGGCTTCATCAGGTTTGTTAACGCTCCAGACGTCCCTATCAGTGAAAACGATCGTGGCCTTATTCTAAAGGCGATGAAGCCAAAGATTATGCTTACTTTAGGTGAATCTGGGAAACTTGAGCCGACTATTTATCATGAAGGTGGAATAGATTATGGCGCCATGGCATTTTCACCATTAATTAATGGCCATGAGGTGACTGACTATGAGCAATGAGACGAAGCGGGACGTGCTAAAAAAGGCTCTTGATTTTTTCGTGATGCGTGGAATTGAACAAAGCATTAACTACGACTTGAAAAGGTATCAATATCTTTCAGAATATGACGCCGCCTTGCCAGATGATATGCCGGTGATTCCGGAAGAAGTATCAGATCGTTTGAAACAAGCTAAAGCGGATAGGTCTAGCTTGCGATATATGTTCGCTGCCAGCTCGATTAATATGCTTTCTGACTGGTGGATGGCCCAAGATCCTGAAAATGAAGATACATTCGCCCGTGCATGGATGCTAGGTGTCTGGCGCGTTGAGGAAACCGGCGAAATCGTGAAATTGGAGGCAGAGAAATGAGTAAACATTTTGAAGAAATGAGCCAACTGGAGAGGATTGATAAAAAAATGAAATTCAAGATTGTGGGCCGCAATGGCGAAACCAAAATCAAGGAATTCAGGTCTCAGTACGAAGCAGATTTATACTGCGAGCGCCTCAACCATGAGCGGTTGGAACGCCTTGGCTTGATTGAGCACCTGAACACACCAGCAATCGAATTTGAGTAGGAGTACATCACCATGAAGACATACACCAAGCGTCGCTGCGGAAGGAAAGCCAGGATGTATTTAGCAATGTGGAACATGGAGAAATCGTGAAATTGGAGGCGGAGAAATGAACCGAGAGATTAAGTTCAGGGAGAATCCGGAGCTGCTGGAGGCACAACATGAGTAAAAGTAAGGACGTTGACGCTTATCTTCAAGGCGAGCTGTGTGCCAAGGCCGAGCTTGCAACTAAGCTACTACACGACATTGCCTGGTCTAAATGGACGACTGACGCGATGACTACACGTGTTGACCCAATCTACAAGCAAGCCAGGGAAATAAGCTATTGGCTATTAAGCAGTGACGACTGGTACACCGAAAATGAGGACGGAGGCGAATAATTTGGATAGCAAACAAGCATTGGCCAAAAACATTAGGGACAATATATATGAGCTTGGCAAGACACAGTCTGAATATGCAAAAGAGATCGGAATACCCATCACCACGCTTCAATATGCAATCTCTGGGAAGGGCAGTGTTTCACTCAACACTTTGGACAAAATCGCATATGGAGCTGGGATTGATCCGTGGGAGCTCATTCGGCCTCCTGAAAGCAAATAAAAAAGCGCGCCTGATTAGGGACGCGCCGGAGGCCAAACGTACACGTGATTGACAGCAAATGGAATCATTTAAAAGGAGTAGGCCTCCGAAGACAGTATAACAAAAGCGCACCATCACGGCACGCTTATCCCCCAAACTTTTACAAAATCAATTATACCATAAGGAGTGGACGCAGTGGTGCGAGCAACGAGATATTTTAGCCCAATTGATCATGACAAAACAATTGAAAACGCCAAAGAGGTCTTGGGGAACTACTGGCATCACAAGCGGCTCGCTCAACGCACCAAAATAGCGCTCAGAAGCCCCGTGATGGACGGCATGCCCAAGTCACCTAGCTATGGCAACAAAGCCGAGGAAAAGCTCGTATCGCA
This genomic window from Lacticaseibacillus paracasei subsp. paracasei contains:
- a CDS encoding endodeoxyribonuclease — translated: MNRIIIPLPLMTLNQYIKIERGNMFGGAKVKKQATETVMLAVRKAMNQGVKFQWGKPLSFDWYWYDKRTDPDNIAFQHKFIFDGMQKAEFLENDNWDHIVELRDRFFIDKANPRVEVEEID
- a CDS encoding DnaB-like helicase C-terminal domain-containing protein, whose product is MTKKLYDPSNPEPHVMYGLYTKPELIKSEWIDPKWFNSQQYAAVVAYMNKLPGDVDTLELQDGFDTAHPGVMSVADWQYIMTSDFGTSRFDWWVGKLKRNYFRSQLIQTAQAYSEEPSEDNLTAMMVASQNATAASQTVTESSIADLAAAMEDKMIHGATDNGIKTYFTLNNILGGGLMPGRLLTIGARPGVGKSAFAVNLIIEALKQQPELTVDMFSLEMSNSENYNRLLACKTGISAGKFINPQKSLSDAEKVEVEKAGNFLKDYHLQLYDKQVELPQIVKTMRQRAADADKGYLAIVDYLGLIGVRSQADRRLQIEEITRQFKVLTNELGIPIVLLSQLSRGIENRQDKQPVLSDLRESGSIEQDSNAVGFLWNSDRQNERSDIRTVTLTIAKNREGALGNIDFRFFAPKLQFKVAY
- a CDS encoding helix-turn-helix domain-containing protein; protein product: MDSKQALAKNIRDNIYELGKTQSEYAKEIGIPITTLQYAISGKGSVSLNTLDKIAYGAGIDPWELIRPPESK
- a CDS encoding DUF1642 domain-containing protein, whose amino-acid sequence is MSEEKLYAVKNDEGKYWEFFDNSGFWALDISDSPITPSKDQAEQVADEQGGHVVTLVEEPEKVVITKEQAGIVEEARVSGIPATHISGHTDAYNGEERLLINAYVNGYTMAKEKKYNVKVPHTKEVWYYKSGDTDLLTIFPADKELRGTFTESEIEHYGLQDCEKEEVTDDDD